Proteins from a single region of Canis lupus baileyi chromosome 35, mCanLup2.hap1, whole genome shotgun sequence:
- the LOC140624928 gene encoding olfactory receptor 5H2-like yields MDTKNATLLTKFVLSGFTYQPQWQIPLFLVFLVIYLITIVGNLGLTALICNDPQLHIPMYLLLGNLAFVDAWISSTVTPKMLVNFLGKSNIISLSECMTQLFSFVFSATTECFLLATMAYDRYVAICKPLLYPMIMTYRLCTWLLVSSFVCGFIHSIVHIGFLFRLTFCNSKIIHHFYCDIMPLFKISCTDTSINVLIVFIFSGSIQVFTILIVLVSYTLVLFTILKKKSLQGIKKAFSTCGAHLLSVSLYYGSLLFMYVRPGSAKSDDQDMMDSLFYTIIIPLLNPIIYSLRNKKVIDSLRKMLKRNV; encoded by the coding sequence ATGGATACTAAAAATGCAACACTGCTGACAAAGTTTGTTCTCTCAGGATTCACATATCAACCACAGTGGCAAATACCCCTGTTCCTGGTGTTCTTGGTGATATACCTCATCACCATTGTGGGAAACCTTGGACTAACTGCTCTCATCTGCAATGATCCTCAGCTTCACATCCCCATGTACTTACTCCTTGGGAATTTAGCCTTTGTAGATGCTTGGATATCATCCACAGTGACTCCCAAGATGCTGGTCAACTTCCTAGGCAAGAGTAACATTATATCTCTTTCTGAATGCATGACACAActgttttcctttgtatttagTGCAACCACAGAATGTTTTCTCTTGGCAACAATGGCATATGATCGCTATGTAGCCATATGCAAACCTTTACTTTATCCAATGATTATGACCTATAGACTTTGCACCTGGCTGTTAGTCTCATCATTTGTATGTGGCTTTATTCATTCTATAGTTCATATAGGCTTTTTATTCAGATTAACCTTTTGTAATTCTAAAATAATACATCACTTTTACTGTGACATCATGCCATTATTCAAGATTTCCTGTACTGACACTTCAATTAATGTtctgatagtttttattttctctgggtCAATACAAGTATTTACCATTCTGATTGTTCTGGTCTCTTATACACTTGTTCTctttacaatcttaaaaaagaagtctcTACAAGGCATAAAGAAAGCCTTTTCCACCTGTGGAGCCCATCTCTTATCTGTCTCCTTATACTATGGCTCTCTTCTCTTCATGTATGTGCGCCCTGGATCTGCAAAATCGGATGATCAAGATATGATGGACTCTCTATTTTACACTATCATAATTCCTTTGTTAAATCCAATTATTTACAGTTTGAGAAATAAGAAAGTTATAGATTCattgagaaaaatgttaaagagaaatGTTTAG
- the LOC140624929 gene encoding olfactory receptor 5H2-like, with translation MEKENATLLTELILTGLTYEPQWHIPLFLVFLVIYLLTIVGNLGLIALIWNDPQLHIPMYLFLGSLAFVDAWVSSTVTPKMLVNFFAKSKMISLSECMIQFFSFAISATTECFLLATMAYDRYVAICKPLTYPVIMSNTLCIRLILLSFLGGLLHAIIHSSFLFRLTFCDSIIVHHFYCDIIPLLKITCTDPSINYLIVFIFAGSIQMFTILIVLVSYTLVLFTILRKKSLQGIKKAFSTCGAHLLSVSLYYGALVFMYVRPVAAQSEDQDMIDSLFYTIIIPFLNPIIYSLRNQKVIDSLRKTLKRNS, from the coding sequence atggaaaaggaaaatgcaaCCTTGTTGACAGAGCTGATTCTCACAGGACTCACATATGAACCACAATGGCACATTCCCCTGTTCCTGGTGTTCTTGGTTATCTATCTTCTCACCATTGTCGGGAACCTTGGTCTGATTGCTCTCATCTGGAATGACCCTCAGCTTCACATCCCCATGTACTTGTTCCTTGGCAGTCTGGCATTTGTGGATGCCTGGGTATCATCCACAGTGACCCCCAAGATGCTGGTCAACTTCTTTGCCAAGAGCAAAatgatctctctctctgaatgtatgatacagtttttttcctttgcaataaGTGCAACGACGGAATGCTTTTTGCTGGCAACAATGGCTTATGATCGCTATGTGGCCATATGCAAACCATTAACTTATCCAGTGATTATGTCCAATACACTCTGCATCCGGCTGATACTTTTGTCATTTTTAGGAGGACTTCTTCATGCCATAATTCACAGTTCTTTTTTATTCAGATTAACCTTCTGTGATTCCATCATAGTACATCACTTTTATTGTGACATTATACCCCTGCTTAAGATCACCTGTACTGACCCTTCTATTAATTATCTGatagtatttatttttgctgGGTCAATACAGATGTTCACCATTCTGATAGTTCTTGTCTCCTACACACTAGTGCTCTTCACAATATTAAGAAAGAAGTCTCTACAAGGCATAAAGAAAGCCTTCTCCACCTGTGGGGCCCATCTCTTATCTGTTTCCTTGTACTATGGTGCTCTGGTCTTCATGTATGTGCGTCCCGTAGCTGCACAGTCAGAAGATCAAGATATGATAGACTCTCTCTTTTACACCATCATAATTCCTTTCTTAAACCCAATTATCTACAGCTTGAGAAACCAGAAAGTCATAGATTCATTGAgaaaaacattaaagagaaattCTTAG
- the LOC140624930 gene encoding olfactory receptor 5H2-like, with protein sequence MEKENATLLTELILTGLTYEPQWHIPLFLVFLVIYLLTIVGNLGLIALIWNDPQLHIPMYLFLGSLALVDAWISSTVTPKMLVNFFAKRKVISLSECMIQFFSFAISITTECFLLATMAYDRYVAICKPLLYPVIMSNTLCIRLLVLSLLGGLLHAIIHSSFLFRLTFCDSIIVHHFYCDIIPLLKITCTDPSINYLIVFIFAGSIQMFTILIVLVSYTLVLFTILRKKSLQGIKKAFSTCGAHLFSVSLYYGALVFMYVRPVAAQSEDQDMMDSLFYTIIIPFLNPIIYSLRNQKVIDSLRKTLKRNS encoded by the coding sequence atggaaaaggaaaatgcaaCCTTGTTGACAGAGCTGATTCTCACAGGACTCACATATGAACCACAATGGCACATTCCCCTGTTCCTGGTGTTCTTGGTTATCTATCTTCTCACCATTGTCGGGAACCTTGGTCTGATTGCTCTCATCTGGAATGACCCTCAGCTTCACATCCCCATGTACTTGTTTCTTGGCAGTCTGGCACTTGTGGATGCTTGGATATCATCCACAGTGACCCCCAAGATGCTGGTCAACTTCTTTGCCAAGAGAAAAgtgatctctctctctgaatgtatgatacagtttttttcctttgcaatcaGTATAACGACGGAATGCTTTTTGCTGGCAACAATGGCTTATGATCGATACGTGGCCATATGCAAACCATTACTTTATCCAGTGATTATGTCTAATACACTGTGCATCCGGCTGTTAGTTTTGTCACTTTTAGGTGGACTTCTCCATGCCATAAttcatagttcttttttattcagATTAACCTTCTGTGATTCCATCATAGTACATCACTTTTATTGTGACATTATACCCCTGCTTAAGATCACCTGTACTGACCCTTCTATTAATTATCTGatagtatttatttttgctgGGTCAATACAGATGTTCACCATTCTGATAGTTCTTGTCTCCTACACACTAGTGCTCTTCACAATATTAAGAAAGAAGTCTCTACAAGGCATAAAGAAAGCCTTCTCCACCTGTGGGGCCCatctcttttctgtctccttgTACTATGGTGCTCTGGTCTTCATGTATGTGCGTCCTGTAGCTGCACAGTCAGAAGATCAAGATATGATGGACTCTCTCTTTTACACCATCATAATTCCTTTCTTAAACCCAATTATCTACAGCTTGAGAAACCAGAAAGTCATAGATTCATTGAgaaaaacattaaagagaaattCTTAG